The genomic interval agtggaAGTAGGACTCATCTCCATACAGCAGGATTTAGGCTGCAATCCTGTAAAGTGAGCATGTGATGGGAACAATCCTGCACAAGGCAGGTTAACAccctgtgtgtgagtgtctgtgtgttccTCTTTTTAGAGATGTTAATTTCTTGCCACCTGAAAGTGTTTTTGTGCGATAGAGGGAACACACTGATCTATGGAGGATCAGTTTGAGTATGTGGTGAGAACATCTCATTCTCACCCTCTCGTATTTTTCTTCCTGTCAGCGACACCTTACCAACTACCTGATCTGTGAAAATGTGTTTGAGAATGAGTTCATTTCAATTTTTCTCTAACTTTTCTCTAACTTGTGAAGTGCGTAAAGTAAACTTGTGAAGTAACTAAAATATACTACAATGGATCTGAATCAACTCAAGAACTCAAGAGATTTTGATTTAGTTGTGCATAAATTATACACAACATATAATTGGCATTTTGTAAGTAATGTTtcctgagcagcaaatcagatcatattagaatgagttctgaaggatcatgtgactgaagactggcgtaaagatgctgtttaaaaatgtaacatttcacaatattcgtttttttactatattttaataataatgtgttcgatttatatagcgcttttcaaggtactcaaagcgctttacattgaaggggggaatctcctcggtttaacgtctcatccgaaagacggtgctctttgtcagtatagtgtccccatcgctatactggggtgttaggacccacacagaccacagggtgagtgcCCCCTGCTGgtctcactaacacctctaccagcagcaacctggttttcccagttggtctcccatccaggtactgaccaggctcagccctgcttagcttcagtgggaaaccagtcttgggctacaggctGATATGGTTGCTGCtttttattttgatcaaataaaggcAGTTTCAGtgtaagcataagagacttaacATTAAAAAAGTCTTGCAgacattttgaacagtagtgtaggCACAGAAATATCATAAGATGTGTGACAGGTACCTGAAATGTACATGTATCCTCCATAAACAGTGCCTGCGTGTCCATAATGCGGCTCATTCATTTTGGCCACATACGTCCATTCGTTTGTTCTAGGGTTATAACACTCCACAGTTGCTGGAGAAAGACAAGAGACTTAGAGTTAGAGATGAAAACAATGTCTCGAATGCTAAAAAAGAAGACTTGACTAATAGCTGAGTTAATGTAGATCTAGGAAGAGGTCTAAAGGGGAGAGAAAGTGTTCTTCTACATTAGTCATGCtctcacaaacaaacaaaatagaGACGCTTTATTGAtcaattatacacacacaaactaatGTACTAATGTAAAAACAGATGAAAGTTTAGAAACTGATGACCATTCATACTATGGTCTGTTCTCACTCAACCACAGAGATGATGTAATATTATTAACCCTAATTTAGGAATGTATACACCCCCCACAATAATCTGTACAATAACCAGACTTTTACACAGAAACCTCTACTTCACCTTGTTAAATATTCATGGAAGATTGCTGGCTGCTGTCTAATCTCTCGAAATCAGAAGCAATGTTTTTCTTAAGTTTTATAAAAGCATTTGTCCACACAGATCAGATCACTGAGAAGATCTGATACAGGCAAATACATTATTAATACCTAGTGCTCTTTTATCTCAGGTAAACTGGAGATATATAAAATGCTGAGTGTGGCTTCTGGTTAATAAAGATAAAGGGCAATAAActgtggcagcattaaataccCATTACTAAGTACTGATTAGCAGTATATTGAACCAGCTGTATGTATAATCCTAAACAGCAGCAGATGGAAAATGAGTGATGAAAGTTTATGATTCTCCTACCGATTGTCATATAATCTGAAATAATGGggtattttaataaatacattatggGTATTTAAACTAAAGATGAGATACCATTTGTTCATTATACTTCAGAGCAGAATAATTTCACTGAGTACAGTAAGTTTctacttattttaaaaagttattcTGAAACTGAACGGTTCATGGTGTGGTAGATTAATGTTCattacagtaaaataaaatatacagcACACTATAAATACAGACAGCCTGTTTTCCACTAATAATTGACAACTGGAGAGTCTGTGTCTAAGCTTTTAAACCCTTCATATGAGACAGACAGTGCCCATGAAGTCGGTCCTCAATCTATGATCATAAATatcactcacacagacacattcAATAGTCTGAAAGTAACGATGATCTGCAAGTAACGATGAAAGAGCCCTCACGGGTCCACCTCCATTCAGTGGCCTTAGGAAAACAGTGAAAAGTGAGCAAGATGCATTTAAGTGGGTAAATATAGGAGAAATACAGTAAAGTCATTTTGATGTGCCACACTTCCTTCTGCAAGCAGGTGGAGCTTTGACTATAACTGAATATTGCCATATAGttgtcttcaggccaggactaTTATCAAAAGTGAAATTTGgggcagatcggacattgtatgcctgagTTACAATTACTTTCTAATTCATGGCAAAACATCGAAATTTGTGAGGCCGCCACAGACACACCCTCCAGCGAAAACTCaagattgtcataatttaacatCAACGCCTTAAGCAAATTTCTTACTGTGCAAATATGATGATAATCTGATTAAATCTCTAGAaggagtttgttaaagtacaatgtctggaaatggcaaaaactcaaaatatctcacttctTGTTGGGTTTTTATATTTGCACCCAGGGTCTTgttttgtaggtattgggctgttACATATGTCTACCTAATTTCATACTTGTAAGCGAAACATAGCTTGAATGGCGCTGAAATTTTGCAGGTGGCGCTATCAGGCGCTATCATTTTGCCCCACTTCATTTTGAAATTTTGCCCAACTTTCACCTCACTTAATTCATAAAACCCCTATCAGACTTAcattttcaccacttctgacaCAAAAGTGTCAGAAGTGACACAGATTTCGAGCATGTTTAGGGCCCCAAAAAGTGATTCATTTCGgagaagaataataataggctgagcaattacaatagggtCCCCACACCATTGGTGCTTGGGCCCGAATAATCGGATGTTGAATGTAACTATTTTTTCATAACCACGAGAGGGCCATTAAGCTCTTTACACACTGTTCTTGCGCTAATCTGAAGGACACACAAGGTTTGggggtctgtagctattgacccTGCAGAAAGTTGACAACTTTTGCACAGTGCGCCTCATGCGCTTACCCTGccctgtgattttacatggcctaccacttcgtggctgagttgttgttcccaattgcttccactttgtaaTAATACTTCAAACAGATCAccatagaatatttagtagtaatgaaatttcatgaatggacttcTATGAACCTATTacgtcccaatacttttgggaATATAGTGTTCTGAAACTGTTATACATGTGTTGTCTTTAGGCATGagcatttaaattttttttatttgaatagtttctattatattataaatttaatatttgtttatttaaatgaagTTTAACAagacatacatttttattaattacttttttggCACCATTTCGGAAGAAGCTTATAATTAGCAAATTTACATAAGCTTACATTATATCTCAAGATTTTCTTTTAGTctgtaaacaaaaaatatacagaACAAAAGCATTTAAGCTAAAGCAGAGCGAGTGGAATTTAAACCTGCTAATAAAGCAGACTTCACCAGTTATCGAGCAGAACGTGCATATACTCTTGAGTCAGAATATGGTTATCATGTTTATATTGTTTCACATGTTCAtgttgagagagagaaaaaaaaaaaagcttatcCACATGCTTGGGTAAAAGTTGGCTCCTCAGTCAGATAACAATATGGCTGGATGCAGAGAATGCGCTCTGCTAACAGACATCGCAGGGACACAGATAACGGTGTACTAAGCAAAGTTTCTTACAGcgtttttgtgttttctgttcttaaaccGGTCTCCCTCAATGAAACTTAAAGGAAGCATATGCAGCTGCGCTTACCTGCAGTCATAAACTGTCTTTCCACATTCATGCTGTGTTTGGATTTTATGTGATTTAATGGTGGTAATATTTATGATAACTCTGTTTCACCTGACACAGTTTCCACATGACATGTTGATCTATTCGATAAAAAGTAAATCTAAGGTAATTTAGTAAAATAATTTTCAAAGTAATTCAAAAATTTGCATGCTTAGGATTTCAGTGCATTTACAGACAGCAAAGCAATATATGTAGCAAAATAgcacaatatatattttgtattcttAATTTTATACAGATATATTAGACTATTTGTGCACACCCCTAGTTGTCTCtctcaactgtttacattaACTTAAGATATAACCTACCATGTTTGCTAGGATACTCGCAAAGATGGGTGTTGCTGACACAATTTTCATGTGAATTTGTCCATTCAAGCTAGGGCTACGACGATTGTTGCAAGAACCAGTTGGGCTCTGGTCGGGTAGCAGACCTCTAACAAGATGGTCAAAGAGCGGAAgcagaagatttggtttcaaagagAAATGTTAATGCCCctatttaagtgagtttgtcattgtactgttttgttgttgttgtttttaattaagAACACACCATTCGAACAACCCGCCCCCGAATTGGCGctaattctaaaccaaaagtaaaATGTGCACCGCCGCTTTGGCATTCATAACGTTGCAGAGCAAAACGTGTTTTCATTGAATTCCTATGGAAGTTGAACTGAAAATGCGACATCGGACAGTGCAGCCGTGCACATTTTACTTTAGGTATTATTTAAAAAGCCCCCGCCAGTGATACCGGCATTACCAGTGTTGTCACATTAACCGGTGGGCAAATTTTCACCGTTTCTCAAGTGCAAAGACTTGAAAGGGAACTCAATTTGGtatttatttacatgttgtCTGAGATGCGGCTTTTTGTGTGCACGCTTCGTATGAATGCTCAGAAAAAAACTTCTCACACAATGCGCTCAAATTTGCATTTGAATGTTTAAATTGgcatggctttaaaaaaaaacacgtaaatGATACACTTCTGTGACTATGTagacatttttgtcaattttccaGAGTCAATTGTTTCATGTAAACCCCAGGCCATCGGGCAGGTATCATCATTGTGCCTAGCACTGTCATTTTGCGCCTGTCTGAATTAGCACTGAGGGCACGTTTAAACACAGAAGGAAATGTGTCCTGTCTTGGTCTCACCTGGACTTGTGTACTATCAACACCCAGCTGATGACAGTGTAAATTACTGGTCAAACTAGAACACACAGCACTTGCATCGAgaaaagtttacaaagagagactgtTTTGCCCATGTTTTTCGACCATCACTGACTAACATATTGGGAAGCCAGAATGCTCCCATAAAGAAGATTTATATGATGGTTATCGGCTCTATCACCGGCTTGCCATGCTGAACTGCAACACACCAAAACATGAGGAACTGTTATATAGCTACACTCacataaaggattattaggaacaccagttcaatttctcattaaagcagttatctaatcaaccaatcaaatgGCAGTTGATTCAAAGCATTTAGGaatgtggtcctggtcaagacaatctcctgaactccaaactgaatgtcagaatgggaaagaaaggcgatttaagcaattttaagcGTGGCAtgtttgttggtgccagacgggccggtctgagtatttcacaatctgctcagatatggggattttcatgcacaaccatttctagggtttacaaagaatggtgtgaaaagggaaaaacaccCAGTATAAGGCATTcgtgtgggcaaaaatgccttgttgatgctagaggtcagaggagaatgggctgactgattcaagctgatagaagagcaactttgactgaaataaccactcgttacaaccgaggtatgcagcaaagcatttgtgaagccacaacacgcacaaccttgaagcggatgggctacaacagcagaagaccccaccgggtaccactcatctccactacaattaggaaaaagaggctacaatttgcacaagctcaccaaaatttttgcctggtctgataagtctcgatttctgttgagacattcagatggtagagtcagaatttagcataaacagaatgagaacatggatccatcatgccttgttaccactgtgcaggctggtggtggtggtggtgtaatggtgtgggggattttttttggcacactttaggccccttagtgccaattgggcatcgtttaaatgccacggcctacctgagcattgtttctgaccatgtccctctctttatgaccaccatgtacccatcctctgatggctacttttagcaggataatgcaccatgtcacaaagctcaaatcatttcaaattggttacTTGAACATgataatgagttcactgtactaaaatggcccccacagtcaccagatctcaacccaatagagcatctttgggatgtgctggaatgggagcttcattccctggatgtgcatcccacaaatctccatcatcTGCAAGATTCTATCcaatcaatatgggccaacatttctaaagaatgctttcagcaccttgttgaatcaatgcgatgcagaattaaggcagttctgaaggcaaaagggggtcaaacacagtattagtatggtgttcctaataatcctttaggtgagtgtatattggCAGAACTCTGAAGTCTGTTGTACACGTTATTATAGATGCCTCGTCAAATTTGAGATTAACCATGGTACAAATGGCCTGCTGAACTGTTGGGGGACAATGGTACGGTtcgattttttaaaagtgtcaGCCGCTAGAGTGCctcttgagatcaggggagtAAGGTTTACAAACATAGCTCTTACTGGTCTATGTCCGTTACAATTGCATAATTTACTCTATAGTTTTAAAGAAATGGTTCAAGTGAACCATTATTTCTTTTATCTTACTAATTATACTAGCTTTTACAGAAGTGACAGAATTTTGTGGGTCACAGCCCACTAGTTGAGAACCACTGTTACCCTTTTCAGGATCAAGTCAAATATATTGGTCTATAATTAGGACCAAGCGAAAATACCAAGATCTTTTCAGCATTTCAAGATTTGTTTGGTACCCACTTATAATTAGCACTGCAAAGACACTCGTCCTAATGttatatttacaaaacatgTCAACAACTGAAGCACAGCATGTCCCTTGGAAATCTGCCCCCTGCTGTGACACTAAAATCCCTTCCTGACTCACCAAGCTCTCCAGCAGCGTTTCTCCCGCCGACAGCATATAGATGTCCTTTGAGAGCGCTCAGATGAAAGAAGGTCCTCTTCTCATTCAGACACGCCACCTGAATCCACTTATTATACCTTGGATCGTATCGAAACACTGTATCCACAGCTGTTTTACCTTTCGTGTCATAGTTACTTTGTCCCCCGACCACATACAAAAAGTTCCCGATTACTGCGATCCCATGTTGGTAGCGTGGTGCGTCCATGGGTGCCAGTGCCTTCCATTCATGTGCTTTCTCGTCAAAAAGTCGTAACTCTTTACTTACAACCAGCTGTTGCCGTAGCACGCCCCCTAGTGTCACTAAATGGGTATTGTCTGAACGGATCGCAGTTCGTTCCGACTGCATCACCGGCTGCATGTATGGCATCATCTGGTAGTTGCTGGCTTCTAATAAAAGATTAACACAGGTATTGTCCGTACGCATAAAGTCAACAGTTTGTACATGATTTATGAGTTCTGTTGGGCTCATGAGGGGGAATCGGATATTGCGCATTAGTTTGGCGGCGTATTCCATGCGGCCTTCTTCATAACGTAACCAGCGGCACGCGGCTTTGAACAGGTCCAGTTCGCTGCAGTGTTTTAGACTGTTGGAGGAGAGCACAAATGCTAGACGTTCGAAAGGAAGTTTGACAAACTCGCCAGTGCCGAGCAACGAGGGAAAATTCTTTAGGATGAAGTTGTTGACGTATTTGTCTACCTCCGTGAGGTTGTAGGTGTTGGCGATGCGCCCCACTTCTACACAGTTGTCCAATGACACCTAAGAGGAAGAAGTAACTGCATTTTAGTacaataacaaaaacaacaaaaaattcaCCGCAGAATAAAAGTGCTCTTATTTGAAACAGTTTGAACGGTGTCATACCCCAGAAATGAGAAAGACTTTGCAGAAGTCAAGGACAGGCAGGATCTGGAGAAAACTAGCAGCCTCTAGGGTGTCCTGTAGATTCTCCATGTTGAGAGAGAGTTTGGCAGTGTAAATGAAGTCTATAATCTTCTTTAGCCCTATTCGATTCACACCATGCAGCTTTATACACATCAAATCCTGCTCTTTCATTCCacctgaggaaaaaaaaagaaaatataagaTGACAGAGGGAGGAGATGAAAGCGAGAGAAAAATCAGTGCAaagaaatattcaaataaaacagATATAAAATTGGGGAAAAGGCAGATGAAGAGAATAAGGAAGAAAAGAATGGAGGATGGATCAGCAAAAAAACCCGTCACAAACGAGTGGATCAAAGGCAGAGAGGGGAGAGTGACAGAAACAATAAGGAGAACGAGAGAAAAAGGAAAAGAGAGAGAAGATAAGTGAGTCTTACTGCAAGCTGTCACCAATTCTCTTTACCATGATAATGAGCCACTTATTCAAGAGCCAcgtttgaaataaatcaaaccACTTTCATTAAATCAGATATGATTTCGCAACTAtgcagagagagagggagagatagGGAGCAAAGAGGATAAGTAGAACACAAGGGGAGAATGAAAGAAAATGTAAAAGACAGAATTTATGGGGGTCTTAAAGTGCTGAAACGCTCATGGCGCTCATGTGGCAGCATGACTTTGATGGGCTTTCAGAATACTACTGACCTATTATAAGATGAACAGACAGCACTTTTCTCAGCTACATACACTACCAAACTGCAACACTGTGTCGTATCCTGACGGAACTCTTGTCTGTTCTCTTAGAATGCTGCACACATGACCTGCCACAATCACGCACGGGCACAATCAGAAGATagttaatgtatttattgtaaCATTTTAAGAAGTGACTGACTTTTGATTCAATTCGATTTGAATGCTGTGGCTACCTGCTGCAATGTTGCAGAAATGGAAACAATTTTTTTGCGAtcgaaaataaataaaagaataaaaaaatctcCTGACGCCCATTACGACTGGTTTGGACAAAAATTCTGATTTACACAGAAGAGATTTTCTGACTTATTACTCTACAATGCAAAGGCTAAACAGTTAACACAAATTAAGGTCTATCAGATTATGTACTGTGACAGACTTGATTTGCTGCTcaggaaacatttattatcattaaaTAGAAATGTACTTAACATACATTTCTGTAACATTACACATGCCTTTTTTATTCCACATCCTTGCTGATTAAATACCTTTTAACAGTAGCATTCTTAATGGCCAAGCGAACTAGTTAGTGTTTATATCACCACTGTTTAATAACTGAACTCTGAATTGACTCAAATCTTGATGCATCAATGAATAGATTTTTCCCCCAGCTCTAGTTAGGAAAGAGTTTAAAGCAGCAGAAAGAGAATTCCCTGGGCACTCTGTGCCTTTGTAATTGTTTTAGTGCTCTATCATAATAGTTTTGTGTTAAAAATGTATCCAGGGTTTGGTAGTATGCAGTATTAAATGGTATAATTATTTAGGGAATAGCTGAACTTAATTCAAATAATGAAATGAAGTCATTTCTATTGAACACATTATCTCTGAACAAGCTTTCCCAAATAACCCCGAGGAAATCTCTTGCTTTCTTATCATTTTTACTTCTATTGCTTTGTTCTTTCTTCCCAAGAAACAGAGTGTACttctgagaaagagagagagagagagagagaaagagagtgaggAAGGGGGTGAATGGAAGGAGAATAAAGAACATTCTGAGCTCTAAAGGAAAATCTTTGGGTGTGACTAAATGAGGATGACAGGCTACTGATATTTATGATCAACAGACtaaataaaaagataaaaagaaaaaagtttttaagTGACATTACTaagcacaaacaaaaacaaccaacTGTAGCTGGTACAGTACAGaacattagcctggatgccagtcgAACTTAACACTGCCCACGACCATTGAGGTCGGGAAGTTCGGTCTGGAATTGATCCATTGCGGAGCAACTATGCCTGAAgagtagggctgtgcaatatatagAAATTATCGGAATATCGCAAATATACATAATCGCAACAGCACGCAAtattgaatgattttaatatgttacttcaacattgtgaaaagtgtacgttttaggtcAACTTATAGgacatatagcagagaatagactagGCAtacgactgttacttatgtgacttccttgacgtta from Pseudorasbora parva isolate DD20220531a chromosome 3, ASM2467924v1, whole genome shotgun sequence carries:
- the klhl13 gene encoding kelch-like protein 13 isoform X5, with translation MDHPVHRGDTMSIGLHDRYCAISLVEDDDAQMMKVSLGCSEMGLSSHLQASKTGNTRFFTSNTHSSVVLQGFDQLRIEGLLCDVTLVAGDGDEAFPVHRAMMASSSDYFKAMFTGGMKEQDLMCIKLHGVNRIGLKKIIDFIYTAKLSLNMENLQDTLEAASFLQILPVLDFCKVFLISGVSLDNCVEVGRIANTYNLTEVDKYVNNFILKNFPSLLGTGEFVKLPFERLAFVLSSNSLKHCSELDLFKAACRWLRYEEGRMEYAAKLMRNIRFPLMSPTELINHVQTVDFMRTDNTCVNLLLEASNYQMMPYMQPVMQSERTAIRSDNTHLVTLGGVLRQQLVVSKELRLFDEKAHEWKALAPMDAPRYQHGIAVIGNFLYVVGGQSNYDTKGKTAVDTVFRYDPRYNKWIQVACLNEKRTFFHLSALKGHLYAVGGRNAAGELATVECYNPRTNEWTYVAKMNEPHYGHAGTVYGGYMYISGGITHDTFQKELMCFDPDADKWTQKAPMTTVRGLHCMCTVGDRLYVIGGNHFRGTSDYDDVLSCEYYSPALDLWTPIAAMLRGQSDVGVAVFENKIYVVGGYSWNNRCMVEIVQKYDPEKDEWHKVFDLPESLGGIRACTLTVFPPEDLSLTGSPSRESPLSAP
- the klhl13 gene encoding kelch-like protein 13 isoform X1 is translated as MPLKWKSGSPVSWKFPVPVLKTSRSSPLSPAYIHQHSFVVWTTHSLLAASPTYHLTGSLVEDDDAQMMKVSLGCSEMGLSSHLQASKTGNTRFFTSNTHSSVVLQGFDQLRIEGLLCDVTLVAGDGDEAFPVHRAMMASSSDYFKAMFTGGMKEQDLMCIKLHGVNRIGLKKIIDFIYTAKLSLNMENLQDTLEAASFLQILPVLDFCKVFLISGVSLDNCVEVGRIANTYNLTEVDKYVNNFILKNFPSLLGTGEFVKLPFERLAFVLSSNSLKHCSELDLFKAACRWLRYEEGRMEYAAKLMRNIRFPLMSPTELINHVQTVDFMRTDNTCVNLLLEASNYQMMPYMQPVMQSERTAIRSDNTHLVTLGGVLRQQLVVSKELRLFDEKAHEWKALAPMDAPRYQHGIAVIGNFLYVVGGQSNYDTKGKTAVDTVFRYDPRYNKWIQVACLNEKRTFFHLSALKGHLYAVGGRNAAGELATVECYNPRTNEWTYVAKMNEPHYGHAGTVYGGYMYISGGITHDTFQKELMCFDPDADKWTQKAPMTTVRGLHCMCTVGDRLYVIGGNHFRGTSDYDDVLSCEYYSPALDLWTPIAAMLRGQSDVGVAVFENKIYVVGGYSWNNRCMVEIVQKYDPEKDEWHKVFDLPESLGGIRACTLTVFPPEDLSLTGSPSRESPLSAP
- the klhl13 gene encoding kelch-like protein 13 isoform X6, whose protein sequence is MDHPVHRGDTMSIGLHDRSLVEDDDAQMMKVSLGCSEMGLSSHLQASKTGNTRFFTSNTHSSVVLQGFDQLRIEGLLCDVTLVAGDGDEAFPVHRAMMASSSDYFKAMFTGGMKEQDLMCIKLHGVNRIGLKKIIDFIYTAKLSLNMENLQDTLEAASFLQILPVLDFCKVFLISGVSLDNCVEVGRIANTYNLTEVDKYVNNFILKNFPSLLGTGEFVKLPFERLAFVLSSNSLKHCSELDLFKAACRWLRYEEGRMEYAAKLMRNIRFPLMSPTELINHVQTVDFMRTDNTCVNLLLEASNYQMMPYMQPVMQSERTAIRSDNTHLVTLGGVLRQQLVVSKELRLFDEKAHEWKALAPMDAPRYQHGIAVIGNFLYVVGGQSNYDTKGKTAVDTVFRYDPRYNKWIQVACLNEKRTFFHLSALKGHLYAVGGRNAAGELATVECYNPRTNEWTYVAKMNEPHYGHAGTVYGGYMYISGGITHDTFQKELMCFDPDADKWTQKAPMTTVRGLHCMCTVGDRLYVIGGNHFRGTSDYDDVLSCEYYSPALDLWTPIAAMLRGQSDVGVAVFENKIYVVGGYSWNNRCMVEIVQKYDPEKDEWHKVFDLPESLGGIRACTLTVFPPEDLSLTGSPSRESPLSAP
- the klhl13 gene encoding kelch-like protein 13 isoform X2 translates to MDHPVHRGDTMSIGLHDRYCAIHQHSFVVWTTHSLLAASPTYHLTGSLVEDDDAQMMKVSLGCSEMGLSSHLQASKTGNTRFFTSNTHSSVVLQGFDQLRIEGLLCDVTLVAGDGDEAFPVHRAMMASSSDYFKAMFTGGMKEQDLMCIKLHGVNRIGLKKIIDFIYTAKLSLNMENLQDTLEAASFLQILPVLDFCKVFLISGVSLDNCVEVGRIANTYNLTEVDKYVNNFILKNFPSLLGTGEFVKLPFERLAFVLSSNSLKHCSELDLFKAACRWLRYEEGRMEYAAKLMRNIRFPLMSPTELINHVQTVDFMRTDNTCVNLLLEASNYQMMPYMQPVMQSERTAIRSDNTHLVTLGGVLRQQLVVSKELRLFDEKAHEWKALAPMDAPRYQHGIAVIGNFLYVVGGQSNYDTKGKTAVDTVFRYDPRYNKWIQVACLNEKRTFFHLSALKGHLYAVGGRNAAGELATVECYNPRTNEWTYVAKMNEPHYGHAGTVYGGYMYISGGITHDTFQKELMCFDPDADKWTQKAPMTTVRGLHCMCTVGDRLYVIGGNHFRGTSDYDDVLSCEYYSPALDLWTPIAAMLRGQSDVGVAVFENKIYVVGGYSWNNRCMVEIVQKYDPEKDEWHKVFDLPESLGGIRACTLTVFPPEDLSLTGSPSRESPLSAP
- the klhl13 gene encoding kelch-like protein 13 isoform X4 — its product is MPLKWKSGSPVSWKFPVPVLKTSRSSPLSPAYISLVEDDDAQMMKVSLGCSEMGLSSHLQASKTGNTRFFTSNTHSSVVLQGFDQLRIEGLLCDVTLVAGDGDEAFPVHRAMMASSSDYFKAMFTGGMKEQDLMCIKLHGVNRIGLKKIIDFIYTAKLSLNMENLQDTLEAASFLQILPVLDFCKVFLISGVSLDNCVEVGRIANTYNLTEVDKYVNNFILKNFPSLLGTGEFVKLPFERLAFVLSSNSLKHCSELDLFKAACRWLRYEEGRMEYAAKLMRNIRFPLMSPTELINHVQTVDFMRTDNTCVNLLLEASNYQMMPYMQPVMQSERTAIRSDNTHLVTLGGVLRQQLVVSKELRLFDEKAHEWKALAPMDAPRYQHGIAVIGNFLYVVGGQSNYDTKGKTAVDTVFRYDPRYNKWIQVACLNEKRTFFHLSALKGHLYAVGGRNAAGELATVECYNPRTNEWTYVAKMNEPHYGHAGTVYGGYMYISGGITHDTFQKELMCFDPDADKWTQKAPMTTVRGLHCMCTVGDRLYVIGGNHFRGTSDYDDVLSCEYYSPALDLWTPIAAMLRGQSDVGVAVFENKIYVVGGYSWNNRCMVEIVQKYDPEKDEWHKVFDLPESLGGIRACTLTVFPPEDLSLTGSPSRESPLSAP
- the klhl13 gene encoding kelch-like protein 13 isoform X7; protein product: MEKGDRSLVEDDDAQMMKVSLGCSEMGLSSHLQASKTGNTRFFTSNTHSSVVLQGFDQLRIEGLLCDVTLVAGDGDEAFPVHRAMMASSSDYFKAMFTGGMKEQDLMCIKLHGVNRIGLKKIIDFIYTAKLSLNMENLQDTLEAASFLQILPVLDFCKVFLISGVSLDNCVEVGRIANTYNLTEVDKYVNNFILKNFPSLLGTGEFVKLPFERLAFVLSSNSLKHCSELDLFKAACRWLRYEEGRMEYAAKLMRNIRFPLMSPTELINHVQTVDFMRTDNTCVNLLLEASNYQMMPYMQPVMQSERTAIRSDNTHLVTLGGVLRQQLVVSKELRLFDEKAHEWKALAPMDAPRYQHGIAVIGNFLYVVGGQSNYDTKGKTAVDTVFRYDPRYNKWIQVACLNEKRTFFHLSALKGHLYAVGGRNAAGELATVECYNPRTNEWTYVAKMNEPHYGHAGTVYGGYMYISGGITHDTFQKELMCFDPDADKWTQKAPMTTVRGLHCMCTVGDRLYVIGGNHFRGTSDYDDVLSCEYYSPALDLWTPIAAMLRGQSDVGVAVFENKIYVVGGYSWNNRCMVEIVQKYDPEKDEWHKVFDLPESLGGIRACTLTVFPPEDLSLTGSPSRESPLSAP
- the klhl13 gene encoding kelch-like protein 13 isoform X3 — translated: MDHPVHRGDTMSIGLHDSHQHSFVVWTTHSLLAASPTYHLTGSLVEDDDAQMMKVSLGCSEMGLSSHLQASKTGNTRFFTSNTHSSVVLQGFDQLRIEGLLCDVTLVAGDGDEAFPVHRAMMASSSDYFKAMFTGGMKEQDLMCIKLHGVNRIGLKKIIDFIYTAKLSLNMENLQDTLEAASFLQILPVLDFCKVFLISGVSLDNCVEVGRIANTYNLTEVDKYVNNFILKNFPSLLGTGEFVKLPFERLAFVLSSNSLKHCSELDLFKAACRWLRYEEGRMEYAAKLMRNIRFPLMSPTELINHVQTVDFMRTDNTCVNLLLEASNYQMMPYMQPVMQSERTAIRSDNTHLVTLGGVLRQQLVVSKELRLFDEKAHEWKALAPMDAPRYQHGIAVIGNFLYVVGGQSNYDTKGKTAVDTVFRYDPRYNKWIQVACLNEKRTFFHLSALKGHLYAVGGRNAAGELATVECYNPRTNEWTYVAKMNEPHYGHAGTVYGGYMYISGGITHDTFQKELMCFDPDADKWTQKAPMTTVRGLHCMCTVGDRLYVIGGNHFRGTSDYDDVLSCEYYSPALDLWTPIAAMLRGQSDVGVAVFENKIYVVGGYSWNNRCMVEIVQKYDPEKDEWHKVFDLPESLGGIRACTLTVFPPEDLSLTGSPSRESPLSAP